In Musa acuminata AAA Group cultivar baxijiao chromosome BXJ2-8, Cavendish_Baxijiao_AAA, whole genome shotgun sequence, one genomic interval encodes:
- the LOC135620082 gene encoding F-box/LRR-repeat protein 12-like has translation MDGQFERVNLYLPDDCLLMIFQKLQNRADRNAFGLTCHRWLQIQNIAQRSLALQFSYDPNIYRNYVIYLPRLLTRFPHLSSISLAGCTELPDSALLRLRDFGSNIRCLSLYCCFGISEHGLAHVSTGCPHLVSITLYRCNITDIGLRILAKHCKVLENIDLSYCMQISDRGINALSSECTKLHCLVISYCKAVRGIGFAGCSSTLTYLEADSCMLTPEGLSEAVSGGGLEYLNISNPRICVGADGLAMIGAGSATKLRYLNLRMCRFVSDDSVIAIAQGCPLLEEWSLSVCHECCICMVVIVSVTRDWRHSRC, from the exons ATGGATGGTCAATTTGAGAGGGTTAATTTGTACCTGCCCGATGATTGTCTGTTAATGATCTTTCAGAAGCTGCAGAACAGAGCAGACCGTAATGCATTTGGCTTGACATGTCATCGTTGGCTCCAGATTCAAAACATTGCTCAGCGATCATTGGCTCTTCAGTTctcatatgacccaaatataTACAGGAACTATGTTATTTATCTTCCAAGGCTTTTGACTCGTTTTCCACATCTCAGCTCAATATCTCTAGCAGGGTGCACAGAGCTGCCTGATTCAGCCTTACTAAGGTTACGAGATTTTGGGTCAAACATTAGGTGCCTGTCATTATATTGTTGTTTTGGCATCTCTGAACATGGTCTTGCTCATGTCTCTACAGGATGCCCCCATTTGGTATCTATTACTCTTTACCGTTGTAATATTACAGATATTGGGTTGAGAATACTTGCCAAACATTGCAAagttttggagaatatagatctaTCTTATTGCATGCAAATCTCCGATCGAGGGATCAATGCACTCTCGAGTGAATGCACTAAACTCCATTGTCTGGTGATATCATACTGCAAGGCTGTAAGAGGCATTGGTTTTGCAGGATGTTCATCAACTTTAACTTATTTAGAAGCTGACTCATGTATGCTTACACCAGAGGGATTGTCAGAAGCTGTTAGTGGTGGTGGGCTTGAGTACCTGAACATCTCTAATCCACGAATTTGTGTAGGTGCCGATGGCTTGGCTATGATTGGTGCTGGATCTGCCACAAAGCTTCggtacttaaatctacgtatgtgTCGGTTCGTTAGTGATGACTCAGTGATAGCCATAGCACAAGGATGCCCATTGCTTGAGGAATGGAGTCTTTCTGTTTGCCATGAG TGTTGTATATGCATGGTTGTCATCGTGTCAGTTACACGGGATTGGAGACATTCAAGATGCTGA
- the LOC135618374 gene encoding uncharacterized protein LOC135618374, translated as MFLHSLLMQRQKHPQKRKSWCGRVMEVIILWKSVVKPTAAKSEGITANSNKSRLRKCTSLKAASSLTRVCLCAPISSYNEVSQAEVLPRRSYRYSRSKPFAAPPERSVASMRTSGEGRRVFRGKSLTDDMMMRRFVVEEEAMMQLKRRNQMEFIRKRSTMRRRQIGPSPLSRMVMAGE; from the exons ATGTTTCTCCACTCACTATTGATGCAAAGGCAGAAGCACCCACAAAAAAG GAAATCATGGTGTGGCAGAGTGATGGAGGTCATAATTCTATGGAAATCCGTAGTAAAACCTACAGCAGCAAAGTCTGAAGGGATTACAGCCAACTCCAACAAATCAAGGCTCAGAAAATGCACCTCTCTGAAGGCGGCTTCTTCGCTCACTCGAGTCTGTCTTTGTGCTCCAATCTCTTCCTACAATGAGGTGTCGCAAGCTGAAGTCTTGCCGCGAAGAAGCTACAGGTATTCGAGATCAAAGCCTTTCGCGGCACCACCAGAGAGGAGTGTCGCAAGCATGAGAACATCCGGTGAAGGCCGGAGAGTGTTCAGGGGGAAGTCATTGACAGATGACATGATGATGAGAAGGTTTGTGGTGGAAGAGGAAGCCATGATGCAGCTGAAGAGGAGGAACCAAATGGAGTTCATCAGGAAGAGGAGTACCATGAGGAGGAGACAGATTGGACCCAGTCCTCTCAGTAGGATGGTAATGGCTGGAGAATAA